The following are encoded together in the Acipenser ruthenus chromosome 24, fAciRut3.2 maternal haplotype, whole genome shotgun sequence genome:
- the LOC117963388 gene encoding phosphatidylinositol-glycan biosynthesis class W protein-like — protein MHDKDLKEAFVSNLNGTSLGEISLGSVLAPLCLISRGLVLILYFLGKGVYPFSWKVHLFLDFTMVVVPLVLSCTVLSDVLLLVILGLAVIDVSMVFQIYHKRKHTIPVQFHQTLKTFLETRLETKCTPFVTVFRVLVNVKTAISILAVDFAIFPRRYAKTETYGTGVMDFGVGSFILANSLVSPEARQKQASASKFSHVTKQLLSVWPLVVLGMVRLISVKALGYHEHVSEYGVHWNFFFTLAIVRVVASLLLTFFPANKSWIVSLAIGAIYQTTLEMTELKSFILHGSDRTGGFLSANREGVFSVIGYVAIYMAGVQVGLYVMEKRALVKDWIKAILWLLLASFGLWTLLHVCQSFVEPVSRRMANLSYLLWTMAQSLYFLCCLITADLVLVFSKVLSKCSPVSSSWIIAQETTTQDPNTGTPLDEDKTTKKIDDLCLIQAVNRNQLLFFMLSNVMTGLTNVMLDTVNSSPWFSVCVLVSYMFANCSVIYILHIKKMTLKFW, from the coding sequence ATGCATGACAAAGACCTGAAGGAAGCATTCGTCAGTAACCTGAATGGGACCAGCTTGGGCGAGATATCACTGGGTTCAGTACTCGCACCACTATGCCTAATCAGCAGAGGACTGGTATTGATTTTGTACTTCCTAGGAAAGGGGGTGTACCCCTTTTCCTGGAAGGTTCATCTGTTTCTTGACTTCACTATGGTGGTGGTGCCTCTTGTTTTGTCCTGTACTGTACTAAGTGACGTCCTTCTCCTGGTAATTCTGGGTTTAGCTGTCATTGATGTCAGCATGGTGTTCCAAATATACCATAAGAGGAAGCACACTATCCCAGTGCAGTTTCATCAAACTCTAAAGACTTTTCTGGAAACCAGGTTAGAGACCAAATGTACCCCTTTTGTGACAGTGTTCCGTGTGCTTGTCAATGTGAAAACAGCAATTAGCATTCTGGCTGTAGACTTTGCAATATTTCCAAGACGTTATGCAAAAACAGAAACCTATGGGACTGGAGTCATGGACTTCGGCGTAGGATCCTTCATCTTGGCTAACTCACTTGTCAGTCCCGAAGCAAGGCAAAAGCAAGCTTCAGCTTCTAAATTCAGTCACGTGACCAAACAGTTGCTCTCGGTTTGGCCGCTGGTTGTGCTTGGAATGGTGCGACTAATCAGCGTCAAAGCTCTGGGCTACCACGAGCATGTCTCAGAGTATGGGGTGCATTGGAATTTCTTTTTCACCCTGGCAATAGTGAGGGTGGTAGCCTCACTGCTTTTAACATTCTTCCCAGCCAATAAGTCGTGGATTGTGTCACTTGCAATTGGTGCAATTTATCAAACAACGCTTGAGATGACAGAGCTCAAATCATTTATTTTGCATGGAAGCGACAGAACAGGTGGATTTTTAAGTGCCAATAGAGAAGGGGTGTTCTCTGTCATTGGGTACGTGGCCATCTACATGGCTGGAGTGCAGGTGGGTTTATATGTGATGGAGAAAAGAGCTTTGGTGAAGGACTGGATCAAAGCAATATTGTGGCTTCTGTTGGCAAGTTTTGGATTATGGACACTTCTTCATGTTTGCCAGTCATTCGTTGAACCAGTGTCTCGTAGAATGGCAAATCTTTCTTATTTGCTATGGACAATGGCCCAGTCCCTGTATTTCTTATGTTGTTTAATCACTGCTGATCTTGTTTTAGTATTTTCAAAAGTGTTATCCAAATGTTCTCCAGTGTCGTCCTCTTGGATTATTGCTCAAGAGACAACTACGCAAGACCCAAATACTGGCACCCCCTTGGATGAAGATAAAACCACAAAAAAGATTGACGATCTTTGTCTTATTCAAGCTGTAAACCGAAATCAGTTATTGTTTTTCATGCTGTCGAATGTTATGACTGGGTTAACAAATGTGATGCTTGATACTGTTAATAGCAGCCCTTGGTTTTCAGTTTGTGTCCTTGTGTCTTACATGTTTGCTAATTGTTCTGTCATTTATATTTTGCATATCAAAAAAATGACTTTGAAATTCTGGTAA